The Streptomyces sp. DG1A-41 genomic sequence AGGGAGGAGAGGATCGCGGCGAGGTCGCCAGCGTGCTGGATGGCGGGGCCCGACGTGATGCGGATCGGGGCGCCCATCTCGGCCGCGATGATCATCGACAGGGTGGTCTTGCCGAGGCCGGGGGCGCCGGAGAGCAGCACGTGGTCGGCGGTGGCGCCCCTCGCGCGTGCGGCGCGCAGGACGAGGTCGAGCTGCTCGCGGACCTTCTCCTGGCCGATGAACTCGCCCAGGTCCTTGGGCCGCAGGGCGGCCTCGACGGCTTGGTCCTCACGGTCGGCGGACGCACCGACGAGCCGCTCGGCGGCATCGGCGTCGGTCGTGTCGTCCCAGTTCATGTGATGTGCCTCGGAGTCGTGGGGGTCAGCGGGCGCGGTTCAGAGTCTGGAGGGCGGCCTTCAGCAGCGGTCCCACCTGGGGCGTGCCCTCGGCGGCCTCGGCCTGCGGAGCCACGGCGGCCACCGCCTCGTCGGCCTCCCGGGTCGCGTACCCGAGGCCGATCAGGGCCGCGTGCAGCTGGTCGCGCCAGCCGCTGCTGACCGGTGCGCCGACGGCGGGTGCGCCGACCGGCGCGCCGAGCCGGTCCTTCAGCTCCAGGAGCAGCTTCTGGGCGCCCTTCTTGCCGATGCCGGGGACCGCGGTGAGCGCTTTCTCGTCGCCGGTCGCGACGGCCCGGCGCAGGGCGTCCGGGCTGTGCACGGCGAGCATGGCCTGAGCCAGCCGGGGACCGACACCGCTGGCCGTCTGGAGCAGCTCGAAGACCTGCCGCTCGTCGTCGTCCGCGAAGCCGTACAGGGTGAGTGAGTCCTCCCGTACGACGAGGGACGTGTGCAGCTTGGCGGACTGGCCCATGCGGAGTGTGGACAGCGTGTTCGGCGTGCACTGGACGGCCATGCCGACGCCGCCGACCTCGACGACCGCGGCGTCGGGGGCGAGCGCGGCGACGGTGCCGCTGACGAAGGCGATCATGCCGTACGGCCTTTCGATGTGTGCAGGGCGACGGCCTGCTGGAGTCGGTTCTGCGCGGGGGCGCGCCAGATGTGGCAGATGGCGAGGGCGAGGGCGTCGGCCGCGTCGGCGGGCTTGGGTGGTGCGCTGAGCCGGAGGAGGCGGGTCACCATCGCGCCCACCTGGGCCTTGTCGGCCCGGCCGCTGCCGGTGACGGCGGCCTTGACCTCGCTCGGCGTGTGCAGCGCCACGGGGATTCCGCGGCGTGAGGCGCACAGCAGGGCGACGGCGCTGGCCTGGGCGGTGCCCATCACCGTGCGGACGTTGTGCTGGCTGAAGACGCGCTCGACGGCGACGTGTTCCGGCCGGTGTTCGTCCAGCCACTGTTCGATGCCCTGCTCGATGGCGACCAGGCGGTGGCCGAGGTCGGCGTCCGTCGGCGTACGGACGACCCCGACGCCGATCATCGTGAGCGGCCGTCCGGCGACGCCCTCGACCACGCCCACACCACACCGGGTCAGTCCCGGGTCCACCCCCAGAACGCGCACGCGCCCTCCCTCTCGCTCACCTGTTTGTGCAGGCTATCGGGTGCCACCGACAACGCGACGGGCCGACGGGGTGTGTCCCGTCGGCCCGTTGGTCCTGCGGAGCCCGCGCTCGGAGTTACGCCCCGACCTTCTCCATGACCTCGTCGCTGACATCGAAGTTGGCGAAGACGTTCTGCACGTCGTCGCTGTCCTCGAGCGCGTCGATCAGCTTGAAGATCTTCTTGGCGCCCTCCTCGTCCAGCTCGACCTGCATGGTCGGGACGAAGTTGGCGTCGGCGGAGTCGTAGTCGATGCCGGCGTCCTGGAGGGCGGTGCGGACCGCGACCAGGTCCGTGGCCTCGCTGAGGACCTCGAAGGTCTCGCCGAGGTCGTTGACCTCCTCGGCGCCCGCGTCCAGCACCGCGGCCAGCACGTCGTCCTCGGTCAGCTCCCCCTTGGGGACGATCACGACGCCCTTGCGGTTGAAGAGGTAGGACACCGAGCCCGGGTCGGCCATCGAGCCGCCGTTGCGGGTCATGGCGACACGGACCTCGGAGGCGGCGCGGTTGCGGTTGTCGGTGAGGCACTCGATGAGCACGGCGACACCGTTCGGGCCGTAGCCCTCGTACATGATCGTCTCGTAGTCGGCGCCGCCGGCCTCCAGGCCCGCGCCGCGCTTGACCGCGGAGTCGATGTTCTTGTTGGGGACCGACGACTTCTTCGCCTTCTGGATGGCGTCGTAGAGCGTCGGGTTGCCCTCGGGGTCGGCGCCGCCCATCCGGGCCGCCACCTCGATGTTCTTGATCAGCTTCGCGAAGAGCTTGCCGCGCTTGGCATCGATGACGGCCTTCTTGTGCTTCGTCGTGGCCCATTTAGAGTGGCCGGACATCTGCCTGTCTCCTTCGCGTAACCCATCTCAGCAACGAACGCAGGAATCCTACAAGGACTCGGCCGCCCGGTTCGCGCGCACCATCTCGACGAACAGGGCGTGCACACGGTGGTCTCCGGTCAGTTCCGGGTGGAACGACGTGGCCAGAGCGTTGCCCTGACGGACCGCGACGATGTGGCCGTCGTGCTCGGCGAGCACCTCCGCCCCGGCGCCGACGGACTCGACCCAGGGGGCACGGATGAAGACGCCCTCCACCGGGTCGCCCTCGACGCCCTTGACGTCGACGGACGCCTCGAAGGACTCGTTCTGCCGGCCGAAGGCGTTGCGGCGCACGATCATGTCGATGCCGCCGACGGTCTCCTGGCCCGAGCGCGGGTCGAGGATCTTGTCGGCGAGCATGATCATGCCGGCGCAGGTGCCGTAGACGGGCATGCCGTCGCGCACGCGCGCGCGGAGCGGGTCCATCAGGCCGAACAGGACGGCAAGCTTGGAGATGGTGGTGGACTCGCCGCCGGGGATGACGAGGCCGTCCACCTCGGCGAGTTCTCCGGGGCGCCGCACCGGCCTGGCCACGGCATCGGCCGCGGCCAGGGCGACGAGGTGCTCCCGTACGTCGCCCTGGAGAGCCAGGACGCCGATCACAGGTGCTTCACTCATGAGTGTTACCAGCCGCGGTTGGCGTAGCGCTCGGTCTCGGGGAGGGTGTCGCAGTTGATGCCGACCATGGCCTCGCCGAGGTTGCGGGACGCGTCGGCGATGATCTTCGGGTCGTCGTAGAAGGTGGTGGCCTTCACGATGGCGGCGGCGCGCTTGGCCGGGTCGCCGGACTTGAAGATGCCGGAGCCGACGAAGACGCCCTCGGCGCCGAGCTGACGCATCAGGGCCGCGTCGGCCGGGGTGGCGACGCCGCCGGCGGAGAACAGCACGACCGGGAGCTTGCCCAGCTCGGCGACCTCCTTGACCAGCTCGTACGGGGCGCGCAGCTCCTTGGCGGCGGCGTACAGCTCGTGGTTGTCGTAGCCGCGCAGCCGGGCGATCTCGTTCTTGATCTGGCGCAGGTGGCGGACGGCCTCGACGACGTTGCCGGTGCCGGCCTCGCCCTTGGAGCGGATCATCGCGGCGCCCTCGGCGATGCGGCGCAGGGCCTCGCCCAGGTTGGTGGCACCACAGACGAACGGCGTGGTGAAGGCCCACTTGTCGGAGTGGTTGACCTCGTCGGCCGGGGTGAGGACCTCGGACTCGTCGATGTAGTCGACGCCGAGGGACTGAAGCACCTGGGCCTCGACGAAGTGGCCGATGCGGGACTTGGCCATGACCGGGATCGAGACGGCCTCGATGATGCCCTCGATCATGTCCGGGTCGGACATGCGGGCCACGCCGCCGTCCTTGCGGATGTCGGCCGGGACCCGCTCCAGGGCCATGACGGCGACGGCGCCCGCGTCCTCGGCGATCTTCGCCTGCTCCGGCGTGACGACGTCCATGATGACGCCGCCCTTGAGCTGCTCGGCCATACCGCGCTTCACACGGGCGGTGCCGGTCTCGGGGGCCTGGGAGTTGGGGGACGTGGTGGACACGGGTGACCTCGCTACGGAAAGGGGAATTCTGCAGCACCGAGGAAACGCGAGAGGACCAGGCCACAGCAAGGGCCAATGGGAAGCCGGTGGATTCTTTTCGGTACCGGCGGCTGCGGATCATCCGCAGAGCCAGCGGGTCAGTGGGGACCTGGCGGCGGCCCGGTACGGTCGTTCATCAGGGCCGGTCGCCTCGGCGTGGCGACCTTCGGGCCGGTGCGCGGAAGGCCCCGCCGGACGGTGTGAGTCCAGCGGGCCTTCCTCCGGGCGATCGCCGCGGGGCGGAACGTCCGGGTGTCAGAGCGGACGCGCGGGAGGGAGCAGGGTCAGACCTGCCCCGATCTCCTCACTTTTCAGCTCCGGCGACGACCTCAGGAGCCTGTGCGTGAGCGGTTCGCGCACCAGCACCCGGTCCCGGATGACCGGCAATCTCTCCCCCTCGTAGAGCACGACCGAGTCCCAGTCATCAGGGTCACCTTCCCCCCCCCGCCGATCGACGATCACGGCGCGGGTTGGCGTCGGAAGTCCCGTCGCCGCCGCGACGACGGCCGTCTCGACCGTGTCGGCCTGGTCCCGCGTGAGGCCGTCCAGCCAGAGCGTCTGGATCTCACAACCGAGCGGATCATACGAGTAGGAGTGGACAACGTCGATATCCGCGGAGAACCACCATTCCATCGTGATGGACGAGATACGCAGGCCCAAGAGGTGGCCCAGCTCCTCCGGACGCATGAGGAGCTGGTCCCCCTCGACGTCGAGCACCACGGCTGGACCTCTCACCGGGTGCACGAGCCTGATGCCGTGTGCCTCGAAGAGCTGCACCTGTTCGGCGAAGACCGCGTGGCCGCCGACTCCCGGTACCACCTTATGAATCCGTCAGCCATGGCTAATACTCCAGCCGTAGATCGTGATCTTGCACGTCCGGGCCGGTCCGGGAACAAGTGTCGACATCGCCGCCGAGGGCCTGGCCACCGCCATCTGCTCGTCCGCCGCAACCGCAGCACCGGCGAACTCGCCTTTCACCGTTGCTACTCGGCGACCCACGTGCCCCTATCCACCTTGGTCAAGGTGGCCGGGCGCAGATGGACGGCCGAAGAGATCTTCCAGTCCGGCAAGGGCCTGGCCGCACTGGACGAACACCAGGTCAGACGCTGGACGTCCTGGCATCGATGGGTCACCCTCGCGATGCTCGCCCATGCCTTTCTCACTGCGGCCACCGCCGATGAACGGGCTCGCACACCGGCTCCGGACGGCCTGATCCCGCTGATCTGTAACGAAATCCAGCACCTGTTCACGACACTCGTCACCCAGCCCAGCCACGCAGCCGCACACCGACTCCACTGGTCCAGATGGCGACGACGCCTCCAGGCCCGATCCCGGGCCAGCCCCTACCGGCGCCGAACGGTTCTCACGTGAAGATCACGATGTGCGGCACGGTCGGCCGGGGACGCCGTGGAGTTGGCTGTCATGGCTGCCGATCCTAGGCTCGGCAGCCATGACAGTTCTGATCACTGTGTGGGGAGCGTCTCCCGGAGCGGGCAAGTCGACGCTGTGTGCCGGGCTGTCCCAGCGGCTGGCCGATACGGGACTGCGGGTGGACCACTTCCGCGAGGAGGAGATCTTGACCCGACCGCAGTTCGCTGCGGTGGCCGAGGAGTTCAAGGCGACAGGCATGGTCGAGCTGGGGACACTGATCGCGGCAACTGCAAATCTTGTCGATGCGGTCGTGGCTAGCGGCGATGACGTGGTGATCGCGGACGCGCTGATGCCGTTCGTGCCGACGCTGCTGGCCATGGGGCACGGTGAGGAGGCGATCGACACCTTCATGACTGACCTCACAGAGGTCCTCGCACAGGTCCGGCCGGTCATGGTCTTTCTCGATGGGGATGCCGAGTCCGGATTGTCCCGAGCCGCGACGAGGGAAGGCGAACAATGGCTCGACTGGTATGTCGGGAAACTCGCAAGCTACGAGGTCTATCCTCCAGTGGCCGACCTGGCTTCGGCGGTGAAGTACCTACGGCGTGAGCGTGCAGTGACACTTGGCGCAGTTCGCCGGAAGGACTGGGGTCTCGTTGTGATCGAACAAGCTGACGAGTTGGCCCCGAGTGAGGTACTGCGGGTCACACAGCGGGGCCTGAGGCCATGGCTCGGAACGAACGTCACACGCGGATAGGGCGGGCCGGGCAATGCGCCTCGGGCAACCGATGCCACGACCTTGACGATCTACGGCTGGAGTTACTAGGCGGCCCGGTCCGCCAGGGCCGCCGGAGGCTCGTCGTCCATTTCGAAGGCCATGGGGAACGGGGCGTGGCCCGCCAGGCGGAACCAGCGGACCTTGCGGTGCCGGCGCAGGGCTCGGGCGGCGCGTACGGCGTCGTTGTGGAAGCGGCGGGCCATCGGGACGCGCCGCACCGCCTGCGCGAGTTCCTCGGCTGCCTCCTCGCCGCCGGGCGCCTCCCGCACCGCCTCCACCTGCTGGACCTCCCCGAAGACGGCCCGCAAGGCCTGGCTCAGCTCGCTCTCGGCGACCTCCCGCTGCTCCTCCTCCGCCTGACGGGCGGCGTGAGCGGCCTCGTAGAGGACGATCGAGGCGGCCGGATCCAGGACCCCCGACGTCGCCAGTTCCTGCGCGACCGAGGCCCGGCGCAGCAGCTGCGCGTCCAGGGCGGCGCGGGCGGCGTCGATCCGGGCGTGCAGACGGTCGAGACGGCCGGCGGTCCAGCTCAGATAGAGCCCGACCGCGACCAGGGCCACGGCGATCCAGATGAGAGTGGTGGTCACGGGCGGCAAGGCTAGCGGCCCGGCCGGACCGTCGGTTCACCCCGCCCTGCCCGGCCCTCCTGGATCAGG encodes the following:
- the ruvA gene encoding Holliday junction branch migration protein RuvA is translated as MIAFVSGTVAALAPDAAVVEVGGVGMAVQCTPNTLSTLRMGQSAKLHTSLVVREDSLTLYGFADDDERQVFELLQTASGVGPRLAQAMLAVHSPDALRRAVATGDEKALTAVPGIGKKGAQKLLLELKDRLGAPVGAPAVGAPVSSGWRDQLHAALIGLGYATREADEAVAAVAPQAEAAEGTPQVGPLLKAALQTLNRAR
- the ruvC gene encoding crossover junction endodeoxyribonuclease RuvC translates to MRVLGVDPGLTRCGVGVVEGVAGRPLTMIGVGVVRTPTDADLGHRLVAIEQGIEQWLDEHRPEHVAVERVFSQHNVRTVMGTAQASAVALLCASRRGIPVALHTPSEVKAAVTGSGRADKAQVGAMVTRLLRLSAPPKPADAADALALAICHIWRAPAQNRLQQAVALHTSKGRTA
- a CDS encoding YebC/PmpR family DNA-binding transcriptional regulator, translating into MSGHSKWATTKHKKAVIDAKRGKLFAKLIKNIEVAARMGGADPEGNPTLYDAIQKAKKSSVPNKNIDSAVKRGAGLEAGGADYETIMYEGYGPNGVAVLIECLTDNRNRAASEVRVAMTRNGGSMADPGSVSYLFNRKGVVIVPKGELTEDDVLAAVLDAGAEEVNDLGETFEVLSEATDLVAVRTALQDAGIDYDSADANFVPTMQVELDEEGAKKIFKLIDALEDSDDVQNVFANFDVSDEVMEKVGA
- the pdxT gene encoding pyridoxal 5'-phosphate synthase glutaminase subunit PdxT — protein: MSEAPVIGVLALQGDVREHLVALAAADAVARPVRRPGELAEVDGLVIPGGESTTISKLAVLFGLMDPLRARVRDGMPVYGTCAGMIMLADKILDPRSGQETVGGIDMIVRRNAFGRQNESFEASVDVKGVEGDPVEGVFIRAPWVESVGAGAEVLAEHDGHIVAVRQGNALATSFHPELTGDHRVHALFVEMVRANRAAESL
- the pdxS gene encoding pyridoxal 5'-phosphate synthase lyase subunit PdxS, with the protein product MSTTSPNSQAPETGTARVKRGMAEQLKGGVIMDVVTPEQAKIAEDAGAVAVMALERVPADIRKDGGVARMSDPDMIEGIIEAVSIPVMAKSRIGHFVEAQVLQSLGVDYIDESEVLTPADEVNHSDKWAFTTPFVCGATNLGEALRRIAEGAAMIRSKGEAGTGNVVEAVRHLRQIKNEIARLRGYDNHELYAAAKELRAPYELVKEVAELGKLPVVLFSAGGVATPADAALMRQLGAEGVFVGSGIFKSGDPAKRAAAIVKATTFYDDPKIIADASRNLGEAMVGINCDTLPETERYANRGW